A single genomic interval of Lewinellaceae bacterium harbors:
- a CDS encoding sulfatase-like hydrolase/transferase produces the protein MRVRQLWILLFCPFLLLNCVKPTGHDNKKPNILLLFTDDQTYEAVHALGNPIVQTPNMDRLIQRGTLFTHAYNMGGWNGAICTASRAMIISGRSIWHANQFREQWIAQDSLALEMTWGRLMKHAGYDTYMTGKWHVDAPADRVFDVARHVRPGMPPDQWPNKGNDQMPPGYNRPLSPRDSSWLPTDTTWGGYWSGGKHWSEVAKDDVLDYLQMAANSDRPFFIYAAFNAPHDPRQSPQAYLDRYPVDEIPLPPNFLPEYPEKEKIGAGRDLRDEALAPFPRTAYAIQKHRQEYYALITHLDDQIGKILTALDEHGMTENTYVFLTADHGLAIGSHGLLGKQNLYDHSIRVPLAMAGPGIPPGNQINTDVYLQDIMPTALQIAGMEIPGYVEFKSLMNDMNQESGSVLEDGVYGAYMDLQRMIRKEGFKLMVFPQVPRILLYDLGADPYEMNNLAESETYREQVIKMWSELKQLQVEMSDTLNLPDSPESWLIH, from the coding sequence ATGCGTGTCCGACAGCTGTGGATTTTATTGTTTTGTCCGTTTCTCCTTCTCAATTGCGTGAAACCTACCGGTCATGATAATAAGAAGCCAAATATTTTATTGCTTTTTACTGATGATCAAACGTACGAGGCAGTACATGCATTAGGTAATCCAATAGTGCAAACACCCAATATGGACCGCCTTATCCAACGCGGAACCCTCTTTACGCATGCCTATAACATGGGTGGCTGGAATGGAGCCATCTGTACAGCTTCAAGGGCCATGATCATATCCGGCAGATCGATCTGGCACGCCAACCAATTCCGGGAACAATGGATAGCTCAGGACAGCCTTGCTCTTGAGATGACCTGGGGAAGGCTGATGAAACATGCTGGTTATGACACCTATATGACCGGTAAATGGCATGTCGATGCTCCGGCAGACCGGGTATTTGATGTTGCCCGGCATGTCAGACCTGGGATGCCCCCTGATCAATGGCCGAATAAAGGAAACGATCAAATGCCACCTGGTTACAATAGGCCATTAAGCCCCCGGGACTCGAGTTGGTTGCCTACGGACACGACCTGGGGCGGATATTGGTCCGGGGGAAAGCATTGGAGTGAAGTGGCAAAGGATGATGTTCTGGATTATCTGCAAATGGCAGCCAACAGCGACCGTCCATTTTTCATTTACGCCGCATTCAATGCACCCCACGATCCCCGCCAGTCTCCGCAGGCATACCTGGACCGATATCCGGTGGACGAGATTCCTTTACCACCTAATTTTCTACCAGAATATCCGGAGAAAGAAAAAATAGGCGCCGGGCGCGACTTACGCGATGAAGCGCTGGCTCCGTTTCCCCGCACTGCGTATGCAATTCAGAAACACCGGCAGGAATATTATGCTCTGATCACGCACCTGGATGATCAGATTGGCAAAATCCTCACAGCCCTGGACGAGCATGGGATGACTGAGAATACCTACGTATTCCTGACCGCAGACCACGGCCTGGCCATCGGAAGTCATGGGTTGCTGGGAAAGCAAAATCTATATGACCACAGCATACGAGTACCACTGGCCATGGCTGGTCCTGGCATACCTCCTGGAAATCAGATAAATACCGATGTCTATTTACAGGATATTATGCCTACCGCATTACAAATAGCGGGTATGGAAATTCCGGGCTATGTAGAATTCAAGTCACTGATGAATGACATGAATCAGGAGTCAGGATCTGTTCTGGAAGATGGCGTGTATGGAGCTTACATGGATCTTCAGCGTATGATCCGCAAAGAGGGATTTAAACTGATGGTCTTTCCTCAGGTGCCACGCATCCTCCTTTATGATCTTGGGGCAGATCCTTATGAAATGAACAATCTGGCTGAATCTGAAACTTATCGTGAACAGGTGATTAAAATGTGGTCGGAACTCAAGCAATTACAGGTTGAAATGAGTGACACATTAAACCTTCCTGATTCACCGGAATCCTGGCTCATCCATTAA
- a CDS encoding zinc-binding alcohol dehydrogenase family protein, with translation MQAIICQEPGRLEKIEIPESIPGPGQVLLQIKAIGICGTDLHAFAGNQAYFTYPRILGHELGAVVLEAGIGVDHLKSGDKAVILPYFNCGKCIACRNGQPNCCQKLNVFGVHSDGGMKEKIVVDAAHVRQIDGLEFEEIALIEPLAIGAHALSRANVQPGEWIVVVGCGPIGLGIIAQALHAGCKVIGVDVVESRLNFAKEAFGVLTVPAEGAIAFIEEQTGGDLATAVFDATGYKPALEKGIEYMAHGGRYVLVGLSKGELCFSHPAIHAKETTLLCSRNANWLDFEKVIAYLKSGRFPASKYISHQVPFEQVVDTFADWLDPDAGVIKAMVVQND, from the coding sequence ATGCAAGCCATCATCTGTCAGGAACCCGGACGACTTGAAAAGATCGAAATACCCGAATCTATTCCTGGGCCAGGACAAGTATTGTTGCAAATCAAAGCCATCGGCATATGTGGGACCGATCTCCATGCCTTTGCCGGCAATCAGGCTTATTTTACTTATCCGCGCATTTTAGGCCACGAATTAGGAGCCGTGGTCCTTGAGGCCGGAATAGGAGTTGATCACCTCAAAAGCGGTGACAAAGCAGTTATTCTCCCTTATTTCAACTGCGGCAAATGCATAGCATGCCGGAATGGCCAGCCAAATTGTTGTCAGAAGTTGAATGTTTTTGGCGTACATTCTGATGGCGGAATGAAGGAAAAGATCGTGGTAGACGCTGCACATGTTCGTCAAATAGACGGGCTTGAGTTCGAAGAGATTGCGCTCATTGAACCACTGGCTATAGGAGCCCATGCCTTATCCAGAGCAAATGTTCAACCGGGCGAATGGATTGTGGTCGTCGGTTGCGGACCTATCGGATTAGGTATCATTGCCCAAGCGCTACATGCCGGCTGTAAGGTAATTGGAGTCGACGTTGTGGAAAGCCGTTTGAATTTTGCAAAAGAGGCCTTTGGGGTTCTGACCGTTCCAGCTGAAGGAGCCATTGCATTTATCGAAGAACAGACAGGAGGTGATCTGGCGACCGCTGTATTCGACGCTACCGGCTATAAACCTGCTTTGGAGAAAGGTATCGAGTATATGGCCCACGGAGGTCGTTATGTTTTGGTGGGATTATCCAAAGGCGAGCTCTGCTTTAGTCACCCAGCCATTCATGCCAAAGAGACCACCTTATTGTGCAGCAGGAATGCCAACTGGCTAGATTTTGAAAAAGTAATTGCCTATTTAAAATCCGGTAGGTTTCCGGCCAGTAAATACATTTCCCATCAAGTGCCATTTGAGCAGGTCGTCGATACCTTTGCCGATTGGCTTGACCCGGACGCAGGCGTCATTAAAGCCATGGTCGTGCAAAATGACTGA
- a CDS encoding AI-2E family transporter, with the protein MGAMFNNRIRQIILLTVIIGLFVLLVINLYAFVPGMLGAITLYILSRNWYGYLTDRKHWSRVFTAILFIVLFIVALGIPIYLSIELLSSRVNTVLANTQDMVKGFDNISSSVNEFLGFQVLTEENIQHFLSTLSDSVPGFLNSTIMILANLAMLLFLVFFMFVHEDEMAKVISGIIPLRHRNIYILSEETKRMIRANAIGIPLISIIQGLFATFGYWVFGIPQYGMWGFLTGMFAFFPLVGTLVIWLPLVIYQFSIGASGVGFGLGLYSLIVTGNVDYIARITLLRKIGDVHPVVTVLGVIVGLELFGFWGFIFGPLLISYFLLLLKIYRNEFGALQVTSESRKDPED; encoded by the coding sequence ATGGGTGCCATGTTTAATAACCGAATTCGCCAGATCATCCTGTTGACGGTTATTATTGGCTTATTTGTTTTGCTGGTAATAAATCTATACGCATTTGTACCGGGGATGCTTGGGGCAATAACGCTGTACATCCTGTCCCGTAACTGGTATGGTTATCTGACCGACCGGAAGCACTGGAGCCGGGTTTTTACGGCAATTCTCTTTATAGTTTTATTTATTGTAGCGCTGGGTATTCCCATTTACCTGTCCATTGAACTCCTCTCATCACGAGTGAACACCGTATTGGCCAATACCCAGGATATGGTAAAGGGCTTTGACAACATCTCCAGTAGTGTCAATGAGTTCCTTGGATTTCAGGTCTTGACTGAAGAGAACATTCAGCATTTTCTCTCCACGTTAAGTGATTCGGTACCCGGATTCCTGAACAGTACCATCATGATCCTGGCCAATCTGGCGATGTTATTGTTTTTGGTTTTTTTCATGTTCGTGCATGAGGATGAAATGGCAAAAGTGATCTCAGGCATCATTCCTTTGAGGCACCGCAATATCTACATCCTCAGTGAGGAAACGAAACGGATGATCCGGGCTAATGCCATAGGAATACCACTGATCTCTATTATCCAGGGACTTTTTGCAACGTTTGGCTATTGGGTTTTCGGTATTCCCCAATATGGGATGTGGGGTTTTCTCACCGGTATGTTTGCCTTTTTCCCTTTGGTGGGAACACTGGTCATCTGGTTGCCACTGGTGATTTATCAGTTTTCCATAGGTGCCAGTGGTGTTGGTTTTGGACTCGGTTTGTATAGCCTGATCGTTACCGGGAATGTGGATTACATAGCCCGCATCACCCTGTTGCGGAAGATCGGAGATGTGCACCCGGTGGTGACCGTGCTGGGTGTTATTGTCGGCCTGGAACTATTTGGTTTCTGGGGATTTATTTTCGGTCCCCTTCTGATCAGTTATTTCCTGCTGCTGTTGAAAATCTATCGAAATGAATTCGGGGCTTTGCAGGTTACCTCGGAATCAAGGAAAGATCCGGAAGATTAG
- a CDS encoding esterase family protein: MSHFHTIEVSDPRYTSDGLHFITVKSKALKGRGDVLAYMPDNPAGKTLPIVVLLHGVYGSSWAWALKGAAHRTAAHLIRENRIPPMILAMPSDGLRGDGTGYVKAADADFEHWILDVPEIIHEVFTEASIDKIKFICGLSMGGYGALRLGAKYPEQYSGISAHSSVTKPEEMASFLEEPLASVFIESKDEYSITYWMQKHRHLLPPIRFDCGLEDSLLSANRKLHQALHDLGIRHHYEEFAGGHEWSYWESHLTESLLFFGSLING, from the coding sequence ATGAGCCATTTTCACACCATAGAAGTGTCTGATCCACGTTATACATCCGATGGATTGCATTTCATTACAGTCAAGAGTAAGGCTTTAAAGGGGCGCGGTGATGTATTGGCATATATGCCGGATAACCCGGCAGGCAAAACGTTACCCATTGTCGTATTGCTTCATGGAGTTTATGGAAGTTCCTGGGCCTGGGCGTTAAAGGGTGCTGCACACCGGACCGCTGCACATCTTATCCGTGAAAATCGGATACCACCAATGATCCTGGCCATGCCCAGCGATGGTCTGCGAGGTGACGGCACGGGTTATGTAAAAGCAGCAGATGCTGACTTTGAACACTGGATACTGGATGTTCCGGAAATTATCCATGAGGTATTCACCGAAGCAAGCATAGATAAGATCAAGTTTATCTGTGGCTTATCGATGGGTGGATACGGGGCACTACGTCTGGGAGCCAAATACCCGGAACAATATTCCGGCATCAGCGCTCATTCATCGGTTACCAAACCTGAAGAGATGGCATCATTTCTGGAAGAACCACTGGCATCGGTATTCATTGAATCGAAGGATGAATACAGCATAACCTATTGGATGCAGAAGCACCGTCATTTACTTCCTCCTATCCGGTTTGATTGCGGACTTGAGGATTCCCTTTTATCAGCTAACCGGAAGTTGCATCAGGCTTTGCATGACCTGGGTATCAGGCACCATTATGAGGAGTTCGCCGGTGGGCATGAATGGTCATACTGGGAGTCTCACCTGACCGAAAGCCTATTGTTTTTTGGCTCTTTAATTAATGGATGA
- a CDS encoding Zn-dependent alcohol dehydrogenase: MRIRSLAAVADGNGGFSLEETLLATPQEDEILVRIKAAGICHTDYDSLRWGKPIIMGHEGAGIIEATGNQVADLRPGDRVVLNWATPCMQCFQCTRGNQHLCEVNSPVIAGGNGYTPGHAHLDGTHWRGQPIERSFNLGTLSEFALIKSSAAVPIASDQLAFPSAAIIGCGVMTGYGSVVHAAKLTPGSSAVVLGCGGVGLNVIQGCRIRQAAKIIAIDTNGNRLALARQFGATHTLLADSRDTGLSQAAKAVKSLTDGRGADFAFEATARPELGAAPLAMIRNGGTAIQVSGIEQEITFDMNLFEWDKTYLNPLYGQCQPQVDFPDIIRLHQQGTLLLDELVTQTYPLDELQHAFNDMLAGKNAKGVIVFS, encoded by the coding sequence ATGCGCATCCGTTCGCTAGCAGCAGTTGCTGACGGAAATGGAGGCTTCTCATTGGAGGAGACCTTGCTTGCAACACCTCAGGAGGATGAGATTCTGGTTCGCATCAAGGCTGCCGGTATTTGCCATACGGACTACGATTCACTGCGGTGGGGTAAACCCATTATCATGGGACATGAAGGTGCCGGTATCATTGAAGCCACCGGGAATCAGGTTGCTGATTTGCGTCCGGGTGATCGAGTGGTATTAAACTGGGCTACACCCTGTATGCAATGCTTTCAGTGTACTCGGGGAAACCAGCATCTCTGTGAGGTCAATTCACCGGTTATCGCCGGTGGCAACGGTTATACACCCGGGCACGCACACCTGGATGGCACCCATTGGCGTGGGCAACCCATCGAACGCTCGTTTAACCTGGGAACACTATCAGAATTTGCCCTGATCAAATCTTCTGCTGCGGTACCCATAGCCTCCGATCAGCTTGCATTTCCATCCGCAGCGATCATCGGCTGTGGTGTGATGACCGGATACGGTTCGGTGGTCCATGCAGCTAAATTGACTCCCGGCAGCAGCGCAGTCGTACTCGGATGCGGAGGTGTGGGCCTGAATGTCATCCAGGGTTGTCGCATTAGGCAGGCTGCTAAAATAATTGCCATCGATACCAACGGAAACCGGTTGGCACTGGCACGTCAATTTGGTGCAACCCATACCCTACTGGCTGATTCTCGTGATACTGGCCTCAGCCAGGCTGCTAAAGCAGTGAAGTCCCTCACCGATGGACGCGGGGCGGACTTTGCCTTTGAGGCAACCGCCAGACCAGAACTGGGTGCCGCCCCTCTGGCCATGATCCGAAATGGCGGTACCGCCATCCAGGTAAGCGGAATTGAACAGGAGATCACCTTTGACATGAACTTATTTGAGTGGGATAAGACCTACCTCAACCCGCTCTACGGACAATGTCAACCTCAGGTGGACTTCCCTGACATTATCCGGCTGCATCAGCAAGGAACCTTGCTGCTTGATGAATTGGTCACCCAAACCTACCCCCTGGATGAATTACAACACGCATTCAATGATATGCTGGCCGGCAAAAATGCCAAAGGAGTAATAGTATTTTCATGA
- a CDS encoding arylsulfatase, with protein sequence MLFKSLLHSLGLVFAGALLSCSHSDSKNSGQQTPSNAKPNIVFIMADDLGYGDLSCYGQKRFSTPNIDRLAQQGMRFTSFYAGSTVCAPSRSTLLTGLHTGHTPIRGNKEVQPEGQWPLPDSSFTLAEYLKTLGYTTGAFGKWGLGAPGSAGDPIRQGFDVFYGYNCQRLAHNYYPDHLWSNNQKVLLSGNADGLNGQYAPDLIHEQAIEFIRDNQSGPFFLYYPTTIPHAELLIPDSLLIRYRDQFLPEKSYQGVDSGDHFREGAYGSQAECHAAFAAMVTHLDNQVGDIVRIIDELGLGSNTIIFFTSDNGPHLEGGADPDYFDSNGPYRGYKRDLTEGGIRVPMIVRWTGRIKPGTESDLPLAFWDILPTVAALNQSSFGGDGISFVPALTGQGEQSVHTNLYWEFHEMKGRVAIRQGNWKLIRNDLTADTPGSWELYDLSTDPGETQNVADGHPDVVRDLEAQIAAAHQDSEIFPLSGSQILGR encoded by the coding sequence ATTTTGTTTAAATCTTTGCTTCATAGTCTTGGCCTCGTGTTTGCAGGTGCTTTATTGAGTTGCTCTCATTCAGACAGCAAGAATTCGGGACAACAGACTCCCTCAAATGCCAAGCCCAACATCGTTTTCATCATGGCTGATGATCTGGGTTATGGTGATTTGAGCTGCTATGGTCAAAAGCGATTTTCCACTCCCAATATTGATCGCCTGGCTCAACAAGGAATGCGGTTTACTTCATTCTATGCCGGAAGCACAGTCTGCGCACCATCAAGGTCTACCCTGCTGACCGGGCTGCATACCGGCCATACGCCGATACGGGGAAATAAAGAGGTCCAACCGGAAGGTCAGTGGCCCCTCCCGGACTCCAGTTTTACCCTGGCAGAATACCTGAAAACACTGGGATATACCACGGGAGCGTTTGGAAAATGGGGTTTGGGAGCTCCTGGATCGGCAGGCGACCCTATCCGGCAGGGCTTCGATGTTTTTTACGGCTACAATTGCCAGAGACTGGCACATAACTATTATCCGGATCACCTCTGGAGCAATAACCAAAAAGTGCTTTTATCCGGAAATGCGGACGGACTGAACGGCCAGTATGCCCCGGACCTGATTCATGAACAAGCCATTGAATTTATCAGGGACAACCAGTCAGGACCATTTTTCCTGTATTATCCTACCACCATCCCACATGCAGAACTTCTGATCCCGGATTCGCTATTGATTCGGTACCGCGATCAGTTTTTACCAGAGAAATCCTATCAGGGTGTGGACTCCGGTGACCACTTCAGGGAAGGAGCTTATGGTTCCCAGGCTGAATGCCATGCGGCTTTTGCTGCTATGGTCACCCACCTGGATAATCAGGTAGGTGACATTGTACGTATCATCGATGAATTAGGTCTCGGATCCAATACCATTATCTTTTTCACCTCGGATAACGGACCCCACCTGGAAGGTGGTGCTGACCCGGATTACTTTGACAGTAATGGCCCGTACCGGGGTTATAAAAGGGATCTGACCGAAGGCGGCATTCGGGTGCCAATGATCGTACGCTGGACAGGCAGGATCAAGCCGGGCACCGAATCGGACCTTCCCCTGGCTTTCTGGGATATATTGCCGACGGTAGCTGCTTTGAACCAGTCCTCATTCGGTGGTGACGGAATTTCTTTCGTACCTGCATTGACCGGTCAGGGTGAACAATCTGTACATACCAATCTCTATTGGGAATTTCATGAAATGAAAGGTCGCGTTGCTATCCGGCAAGGCAATTGGAAGTTAATACGCAATGACCTTACCGCAGACACCCCAGGCTCCTGGGAGCTTTATGATCTTTCTACTGATCCAGGCGAGACACAAAATGTAGCTGACGGTCATCCGGATGTGGTTCGGGATCTGGAGGCACAGATTGCAGCAGCTCATCAGGATTCGGAAATTTTTCCGTTATCCGGATCCCAAATTCTGGGACGATGA
- a CDS encoding glycosyl hydrolase 53 family protein — protein sequence MQKAKMILTGALLGLLLCSTGISAQSYAIGADLSFLKSIEDQGYQFKEDGKPKSGLDIFADHGYNWIRLRLFHTPDRLPNNLAYTIALAQAAREKGMKFLLDYHYSDTWADPGKQYLPKAWEGLNFEVLVDSVYDYTRRTMIAFRDAGVFPDMVQIGNEVINGMMWPMGKLPENWDQFAALTQAGINGVHASCANMPCPRIMIHIDRGGDVARTKWFFDKFLSYGIDFDVIGQSYYPWWHGSLLDLRDNLYFMATTYHKPIWMVEVAYCSLPAEYKEHPGPFPETPEGQRDFLAAVHEEVLRAPDHLGQGIFWWEPAASGPIGARDFFDEDGNVLPVIKVFDKWAKH from the coding sequence ATGCAAAAGGCTAAAATGATATTGACAGGTGCACTTTTAGGTTTATTACTTTGTTCAACCGGAATTTCAGCTCAGTCCTACGCCATTGGCGCTGATCTTTCCTTCCTGAAAAGCATCGAAGACCAGGGTTATCAATTCAAAGAGGATGGAAAACCCAAATCCGGTTTGGACATCTTTGCCGATCATGGGTATAACTGGATCCGTTTGCGGCTATTCCATACCCCTGACCGGTTACCCAACAATCTGGCGTATACCATCGCATTGGCACAGGCTGCCAGGGAGAAAGGCATGAAATTCCTGCTGGATTACCATTATTCCGATACCTGGGCAGATCCGGGCAAACAATATCTGCCCAAAGCCTGGGAAGGATTAAACTTTGAGGTATTGGTCGATTCGGTATATGATTATACGCGACGGACCATGATCGCTTTTCGGGATGCAGGGGTGTTCCCGGACATGGTGCAAATCGGCAATGAGGTGATCAATGGTATGATGTGGCCCATGGGAAAACTGCCGGAAAATTGGGACCAGTTTGCAGCGCTCACTCAAGCGGGAATCAATGGGGTGCACGCCAGTTGCGCCAATATGCCATGTCCCCGGATCATGATCCATATTGACCGGGGTGGGGATGTGGCTCGGACCAAATGGTTTTTTGACAAATTCCTATCTTATGGAATTGATTTCGATGTGATCGGTCAGTCGTATTATCCCTGGTGGCACGGCAGCCTGCTCGATTTGCGCGATAACCTCTACTTCATGGCTACGACCTATCATAAACCCATCTGGATGGTAGAAGTTGCCTACTGCTCTCTGCCGGCCGAATACAAGGAACATCCCGGTCCGTTCCCGGAGACACCGGAAGGGCAACGGGACTTTTTAGCAGCGGTTCATGAGGAAGTTCTCCGGGCACCTGACCATCTGGGACAAGGCATCTTCTGGTGGGAGCCTGCGGCTTCTGGCCCGATAGGAGCCCGTGATTTTTTTGATGAAGATGGTAATGTCTTGCCGGTCATCAAGGTATTCGACAAGTGGGCAAAACACTAA
- a CDS encoding Gfo/Idh/MocA family oxidoreductase, whose protein sequence is MEKKQFSRRQFVRNTSLGALGISFSAKSYARILGSNDRVQLATIGLNGRGQAHLAAVLNVPQAETVALCDVDNRTFAGRQDWLTKNKAKSAKTYQDFRSLLENKDIDAITIATPDHWHTPMAIMGMQAGKHVYVEKPPAYNPQEAEWLVAAQKKTGMVVQVGNQQRSAPTSIEAIQDIKDGIIGHVYFGKAWYANTRGSIGHGQAVPVPEWLDWDLWQGPAPRRAYKDNLVHYNWHWFWHWGTGEINNNGLHEMDICRWALGVDYPTKVTSAGGRYQYQDDWQFYDTQVASFEFGPDKMLTWEGMSCNGLKQYDRDRGASLQGTAGSIILDRNAYQAFDKGGKLIKQVNERSLSATTDTTGIGGLDVYHMQNFIDGIRTGARLNSPVTEGQKSVLLCHLGNISQKFNRTLQTDAHDGKILNDAEAMTMWSRDYEEGWKPVV, encoded by the coding sequence ATGGAGAAGAAACAATTTTCACGTCGTCAATTTGTCAGGAATACTTCGCTTGGAGCTCTTGGCATTTCATTTTCTGCAAAGAGCTATGCCCGCATCCTGGGCTCTAACGACCGGGTTCAGCTGGCTACAATCGGATTGAATGGTCGCGGACAGGCACACCTCGCGGCTGTGTTAAATGTCCCCCAGGCCGAGACGGTGGCATTGTGTGACGTGGATAACCGCACCTTTGCCGGTAGGCAGGATTGGCTAACCAAAAACAAAGCAAAATCTGCCAAAACGTATCAGGACTTCAGAAGCCTGCTGGAAAATAAAGATATCGACGCCATAACCATCGCGACTCCGGACCACTGGCATACACCGATGGCCATTATGGGTATGCAGGCGGGAAAACACGTGTATGTCGAAAAACCGCCGGCCTACAATCCCCAGGAAGCAGAATGGCTGGTCGCCGCCCAGAAAAAAACCGGAATGGTCGTACAGGTCGGTAATCAGCAACGCTCAGCCCCAACCTCCATTGAAGCCATCCAGGATATCAAGGACGGTATTATCGGTCATGTCTATTTCGGAAAAGCCTGGTATGCAAATACCCGTGGATCCATCGGTCATGGTCAAGCGGTTCCAGTACCGGAATGGCTGGATTGGGATCTCTGGCAGGGGCCGGCTCCACGGCGTGCATATAAAGATAATCTGGTGCACTACAACTGGCACTGGTTCTGGCACTGGGGAACCGGAGAGATCAACAATAACGGATTGCATGAGATGGACATCTGCCGCTGGGCCCTGGGTGTAGATTATCCTACGAAAGTTACTTCAGCCGGCGGGCGCTACCAATATCAGGACGACTGGCAATTTTACGACACCCAGGTGGCCAGTTTTGAGTTCGGCCCGGATAAAATGCTGACCTGGGAAGGGATGTCCTGTAATGGACTGAAACAGTATGATCGCGACCGAGGTGCAAGTCTTCAGGGGACAGCAGGTTCCATCATCCTTGACCGTAACGCCTATCAGGCATTTGATAAAGGAGGGAAACTGATTAAACAGGTTAACGAACGGTCGCTTTCTGCTACGACCGATACGACTGGAATTGGAGGTCTGGATGTCTACCACATGCAAAACTTCATAGACGGGATTCGGACCGGTGCCCGACTGAATTCACCTGTCACTGAAGGTCAGAAAAGTGTTCTGCTTTGTCACCTGGGAAATATCTCACAAAAGTTCAACCGTACCCTGCAAACGGATGCTCATGATGGCAAAATACTCAACGACGCCGAAGCCATGACCATGTGGAGCCGGGATTATGAAGAAGGCTGGAAGCCGGTCGTCTGA
- a CDS encoding phytanoyl-CoA dioxygenase family protein, with protein MSMHRDLSLEHQPVSSMFPRMTAREAWDAYHLSDEQVSFFKENGYLSGIKILDDHQIEQLKKEQAEIADPSHPRHDLFYEFHSNESDDPNAVLFHSLGHWRITAGFHDVLWNPRFVVPAYQLLGNKAVRFWHDQLFCKPAHHGGVVAWHQDYSYWTRTIPQQHLTCWIGLDPATKANGCLHYIPGSHRWPLFDRTSLAGAMNGLDAFLTDEQKKEFAKQVAIEMPAGYGTFHHPLMVHGSYENHSAIARRALVLNVFADGTESNSDEELLSGVPPISKGKKMEGQFFPLLYDPDQLN; from the coding sequence ATGAGTATGCACCGTGATCTTTCATTAGAACATCAACCGGTAAGTAGCATGTTTCCCCGGATGACTGCCCGGGAGGCCTGGGATGCCTACCATCTATCGGATGAGCAGGTTTCGTTTTTTAAAGAGAACGGATACCTCAGTGGCATCAAGATCCTGGACGATCATCAGATCGAACAGCTTAAAAAAGAGCAGGCAGAAATTGCAGACCCCAGCCACCCCAGACACGATTTATTTTATGAGTTCCATTCCAACGAATCCGATGACCCGAATGCTGTGCTTTTCCATTCATTGGGGCACTGGCGGATCACAGCCGGATTTCATGACGTCCTCTGGAACCCGCGATTTGTTGTACCGGCCTATCAGCTTCTTGGCAATAAAGCGGTACGATTCTGGCATGACCAGTTGTTTTGCAAGCCCGCACACCACGGAGGGGTAGTTGCATGGCACCAGGATTACAGTTATTGGACGCGGACGATACCCCAGCAGCATCTGACCTGCTGGATAGGTCTTGACCCTGCTACCAAAGCAAATGGATGTTTGCATTATATCCCGGGAAGTCACCGGTGGCCACTTTTCGACCGCACCAGCCTGGCCGGAGCCATGAATGGTCTCGATGCTTTTCTCACCGATGAACAAAAAAAGGAATTTGCCAAGCAGGTAGCGATTGAAATGCCCGCAGGATATGGCACTTTCCACCATCCATTGATGGTGCACGGTTCATACGAGAACCATTCTGCCATTGCTCGCCGGGCTCTGGTGCTGAATGTTTTTGCCGATGGTACCGAATCCAACTCCGATGAAGAGCTGTTGTCCGGAGTGCCACCCATTTCCAAAGGCAAGAAAATGGAAGGTCAATTTTTCCCCTTATTATATGACCCGGATCAATTGAACTAA